The stretch of DNA CCTTGGCCATAAGCCCCTAAATTTTTGCTGGGATAAAAACTAAAGGCACTGAGGTCACCAATTGCGCCTGCCTTTTTTTCTTTATATGATGCACCGTGTGCCTGAGCAGCATCTTCAATCACAGCGAGATTATATTTTTTCGCAATCTTCATAATCTCATCCATATCAGCAGTCTGGCCATAAAGATGGACAGGGATTATTGCCTTAACATTTAATTTCTTTTCCTGATCCCTTAAAACATTCTTTTTCTCAATCCATTCACACTTTTTTTCAATATATTCTTTTATCTTTTCTGGGTCAATGGTATAGGAATCTTCTCTTATATCAACAAATATAGGTGTAGCACCAGTTAAACTGATTGCTTCAGCAGTAGCAATGAAAGTATATGGGACAGTAATTACAGCATCATGCCTACCGATATCAAGTGCCTTTAATGCCGCATAGATTGCACTGGTTCCTGAAGATATTGCAATACCATATTTTGCACCACAATAACTGGCAAAATTATTTTCAAATTCTTTAACTTTTTCTCCGGCAACGAACGCGCAAGAATCAATTGTCTTTTTAATAGCTTCATCTATTTCATCTTTTATCATTTCATATTGTCTTTTTAAATCCATAAAAGGAACCTGCAATTAATCCTCCTTTTAATTTATTTAATTTTCCTTATAATCTTTGCTGGGACACCAGCAACTACTGTATTATCTGGCACATCTCTTGTCACAACACTACCGGCACCAACAATTGCATTTTCACCAATCGTAACCCCACAAAGAATTGTGGCACTGGAACCAATTGAGGCACCCTTTTTAACAAGTGTTGGCACAACTTTCCAATCTGCCTCGGTCTGCATAGAACCGTCAGGATTTGTCGCCCGCGGGTATTTATCATTTATAAAAGTGACATTATGCCCAATAAAGACATTATCTTCTATCGTAACACCCTCGCAAATAAAGGTGTGGGTAGATATCTTACAATTCTTTCCTATTTTTGCATTTTTCTGAATTTCCACAAATGTTCCAATCTTTGTATTATCACCTATTTCACATCCATACAAATTGACAAAACCAAAAATTTTTACATTCTCACCTATTCTTACATCTTTTATAATTTGGTG from candidate division WOR-3 bacterium encodes:
- a CDS encoding DegT/DnrJ/EryC1/StrS family aminotransferase translates to MQVPFMDLKRQYEMIKDEIDEAIKKTIDSCAFVAGEKVKEFENNFASYCGAKYGIAISSGTSAIYAALKALDIGRHDAVITVPYTFIATAEAISLTGATPIFVDIREDSYTIDPEKIKEYIEKKCEWIEKKNVLRDQEKKLNVKAIIPVHLYGQTADMDEIMKIAKKYNLAVIEDAAQAHGASYKEKKAGAIGDLSAFSFYPSKNLGAYGQGGMVLTNNEELAEKVRMLIDHGQKERYFHEFEGWNFKMDGFQAAILNVKLNYLDDWNEDRRQNAYYYNELLNGIDKIITPKEMDYGKHIYHLYVVRVPDRDGFMKFLKENGIGTGIHYPKPLHLQKAYNHLGYKGGDFPVSEKCANEIVSLPMFPELTKHEIEYVCSKIKEWAA
- a CDS encoding acyltransferase, with product MKTINKVDNHQIIKDVRIGENVKIFGFVNLYGCEIGDNTKIGTFVEIQKNAKIGKNCKISTHTFICEGVTIEDNVFIGHNVTFINDKYPRATNPDGSMQTEADWKVVPTLVKKGASIGSSATILCGVTIGENAIVGAGSVVTRDVPDNTVVAGVPAKIIRKIK